A window of the bacterium genome harbors these coding sequences:
- a CDS encoding cytochrome c oxidase assembly protein, whose product MPPAALRWTDWSADPWIVLSLTASCAAYIAISRRFPPRGRQSLAFWAGEATLAVALLSPLDAGAAYLFTLHMLQHMLLMLVAAALFALSVPSGLIGWAYSRPRVRRVVRAAWNPLAAFVLFNGMLLAWHIPAAYDATLRIPWMHAAEHVGFLVAGVIFWGVIVSPAPALVRAPLGMRFALLIGADVVNFILGFTLTFAGHAFYTAYAAAPRLWGLSALDDLHLGGVLMWVMGQMMYLIPLLILLNVILWRDTGRGGSARPAARVL is encoded by the coding sequence TCCCGCCGCCCTCCGCTGGACCGACTGGTCCGCGGACCCCTGGATCGTTCTCTCGCTCACGGCCTCGTGCGCGGCGTACATCGCGATCTCGCGCCGTTTTCCGCCGCGCGGCCGGCAGAGTCTCGCCTTCTGGGCCGGGGAAGCCACACTCGCCGTTGCGCTGCTGTCGCCGCTCGACGCGGGCGCGGCCTACTTGTTTACGCTCCATATGCTGCAGCACATGCTCCTGATGCTCGTCGCCGCCGCGCTCTTCGCTCTTTCCGTTCCCTCGGGGCTGATCGGCTGGGCCTACAGCCGTCCCCGCGTCCGGCGCGTGGTGCGCGCGGCATGGAACCCGCTCGCGGCGTTCGTGCTCTTCAACGGCATGCTGCTGGCCTGGCACATCCCCGCCGCCTACGACGCGACGCTGCGCATCCCGTGGATGCACGCCGCCGAGCACGTCGGCTTCCTTGTCGCCGGTGTGATCTTCTGGGGCGTGATCGTCTCTCCGGCCCCCGCGCTCGTCCGCGCGCCGCTCGGCATGCGGTTCGCGCTTCTGATCGGCGCGGACGTCGTGAATTTCATCCTCGGCTTCACGCTGACGTTCGCGGGCCACGCTTTCTACACGGCCTACGCCGCGGCGCCGCGGCTGTGGGGCCTGTCCGCGCTCGACGACCTGCACCTCGGCGGCGTGTTGATGTGGGTGATGGGACAGATGATGTACCTCATCCCGCTGCTCATTCTCCTCAACGTCATCCTGTGGCGCGACACGGGACGCGGCGGCAGTGCGCGCCCCGCGGCCCGGGTGTTATGA